Proteins encoded in a region of the Rubrobacter aplysinae genome:
- the hemL gene encoding glutamate-1-semialdehyde 2,1-aminomutase produces MGVGAKEALALDWSARLAERAQAYIPGGVNSPVRAYRSVGGSPVFAARGEGSRIFDVDGNEYVDYVMSYGPLILGHAYPEVVEALERTTRSGTTFGAPTEIEVEVAEEICAAVPSVEMVRLTNSGTEATMSAVRVARGYTGREKILKFEGNYHGHGDALLVSAGSGVATLGLPDSPGVTEGAAKDTAVAPYNDLDAVREVFSEIGEEIAAVIVEPVGGNMGCVPPEEGFLEGLREVASQYGSVLIFDEVMSGFRVARGGAQERYGVTPDMTCLGKVIGGGLPVGAFGGRAEIMEMVAPVGPVYQAGTLSGNPLAMAAGLATLKATAEPGFYERLEELGDRWKAGMTEAAEAGDHPYCVNGVGSMVSLFFTGGPVRDFSSAAASDTEAFKDFFWHMMSRGVYLAPSQYEAGFISAAHTEDEIDRAAEAAREWFASGGAG; encoded by the coding sequence ATGGGCGTCGGCGCTAAAGAGGCGCTCGCGCTGGACTGGTCGGCCCGGTTGGCCGAGAGGGCGCAGGCCTACATCCCCGGCGGCGTGAACAGCCCCGTGAGGGCGTACCGCTCCGTGGGCGGCAGCCCGGTCTTCGCGGCCCGGGGCGAGGGCTCGCGCATCTTCGACGTGGACGGCAACGAGTACGTGGATTACGTGATGAGCTACGGTCCGCTCATTCTGGGCCACGCGTATCCGGAGGTCGTCGAGGCGCTGGAGCGCACCACCCGCAGCGGCACCACCTTTGGCGCGCCGACAGAGATCGAGGTCGAGGTCGCGGAGGAGATCTGTGCCGCAGTACCCTCCGTCGAGATGGTCCGCTTAACGAACTCCGGTACCGAGGCCACGATGAGCGCCGTGCGCGTCGCCCGGGGCTATACGGGGCGGGAGAAGATCCTCAAGTTCGAGGGCAACTACCACGGCCACGGCGACGCCCTGCTGGTGTCGGCGGGCTCGGGTGTGGCGACCCTCGGCCTACCGGACAGCCCCGGAGTTACCGAGGGCGCGGCGAAGGACACCGCCGTCGCCCCCTACAACGACCTCGACGCCGTGCGGGAGGTTTTCTCCGAGATCGGGGAGGAGATCGCCGCCGTAATCGTCGAGCCGGTCGGCGGCAACATGGGCTGCGTCCCGCCGGAAGAAGGATTCCTCGAAGGTCTGCGGGAGGTTGCGAGCCAGTACGGCTCGGTCCTCATCTTCGACGAGGTGATGAGCGGGTTCCGGGTCGCGCGCGGCGGCGCGCAGGAGCGTTACGGCGTCACCCCGGACATGACGTGTCTCGGGAAGGTCATAGGCGGTGGCCTGCCGGTCGGCGCTTTTGGCGGCCGGGCCGAGATCATGGAGATGGTCGCCCCTGTCGGCCCCGTGTACCAGGCGGGCACGCTCTCGGGCAACCCGCTCGCGATGGCCGCCGGGCTCGCGACCCTGAAAGCCACCGCCGAGCCCGGCTTCTACGAGCGCCTCGAGGAGCTGGGCGATCGCTGGAAGGCGGGCATGACCGAGGCGGCCGAGGCCGGAGACCACCCGTACTGCGTCAACGGGGTCGGCTCGATGGTCAGCCTGTTCTTCACCGGGGGACCTGTAAGGGACTTCTCGTCCGCCGCGGCCTCGGATACGGAGGCGTTCAAGGACTTTTTCTGGCACATGATGAGCCGGGGCGTGTATCTGGCCCCGAGCCAGTACGAGGCCGGATTCATCTCCGCTGCCCACACCGAAGACGAGATAGACCGCGCCGCCGAGGCCGCCCGGGAGTGGTTCGCTAGCGGGGGAGCCGGATAG
- a CDS encoding ubiquinone/menaquinone biosynthesis methyltransferase produces the protein MREMFDRIAGRYELLNTLMTGGLNRVWNRVVISEAGVRPGSRVLDLACGTGSLTRDLARRAGPEGHVLGVDFSREMLAAARRRPLSNVEYRVGDATNLDGVLNDVPGAESGAFDAATIAYGARNIPNLDALFREMSRAVRPGGRVVCLEIARPSGRVPALFYGLWFDRVVPWLGAKVSGDSWAYSYLPTSVKEFVAPEDLAGIMERNGLRNIQWRRLAGGIITLHSGTKGSRGARGPGVE, from the coding sequence GTGCGGGAGATGTTCGACCGCATAGCCGGACGCTACGAGCTGCTGAACACGCTCATGACCGGGGGACTGAACCGGGTGTGGAACAGGGTCGTGATCTCCGAGGCCGGCGTCCGGCCCGGTTCGCGGGTCCTGGATCTCGCCTGTGGCACCGGCAGCCTCACCCGCGACCTCGCCCGCCGCGCCGGACCCGAGGGCCACGTCCTCGGGGTGGATTTCTCCCGCGAGATGCTCGCCGCCGCCCGTCGCAGACCGCTCTCCAACGTCGAGTACCGGGTGGGGGACGCCACCAACCTGGACGGTGTACTAAACGACGTGCCCGGCGCGGAGAGCGGGGCCTTCGACGCCGCCACCATAGCCTACGGAGCACGCAACATCCCGAACCTCGACGCCCTGTTCAGGGAGATGTCGCGGGCGGTCAGGCCCGGCGGCCGGGTCGTGTGTCTGGAGATAGCCCGCCCGTCCGGGCGGGTGCCGGCGCTCTTCTACGGGTTGTGGTTCGATCGCGTGGTGCCCTGGCTCGGGGCAAAGGTCTCCGGGGACTCCTGGGCGTACTCCTACCTGCCGACGAGCGTGAAAGAGTTCGTAGCACCCGAGGATTTAGCTGGAATAATGGAGCGTAATGGGTTACGGAACATACAGTGGCGGAGGCTCGCGGGCGGCATCATCACGCTACATAGCGGGACGAAAGGGTCGAGAGGAGCGCGTGGGCCGGGAGTTGAATAG
- a CDS encoding polyprenyl synthetase family protein, translated as MNSGDRDRGRYESGDGRSVARRAGELKETLPPDAVRLLREVEGSLVEVSRRAPENLVTPTLEALTAGGKRLRPLLLILSSALGGADRDAVLGASTAVEVLHTATLIHDDIVDRAESRRGRATTVATYGREKAVAAGDYLFAEAFSDLAAIGDPRLIRAFAEASEALATGELEQYRSTGSEVEVEVYLNHIRMKTAGLFKAACVAGGSLGGLSLPQVDALSNYGQALGVAFQMSDDVMDFAGVPGVTGKGVGGDLAEGTVTLPVIFALREGDAGLIRRVLAEPEPSPELLEAGIDAVLATDAVSKTEAWARGEVEAALEDLTLLPETEERIILEAIAREVVGRDT; from the coding sequence TTGAATAGCGGAGATCGGGACCGCGGACGGTACGAGAGTGGCGATGGCCGCAGCGTGGCCCGGCGCGCCGGGGAGCTCAAGGAGACGCTGCCGCCCGACGCGGTCCGGCTCCTGCGTGAAGTCGAAGGCTCGCTGGTCGAGGTCTCGCGCCGGGCTCCCGAGAATCTCGTAACCCCGACGCTGGAGGCGCTTACCGCCGGAGGCAAGCGTCTGCGGCCGCTGCTGTTGATACTTAGCTCCGCCCTGGGCGGGGCCGACCGCGACGCCGTGCTCGGCGCCTCGACCGCCGTGGAGGTTCTGCACACGGCGACCCTGATCCACGACGACATAGTAGACCGGGCAGAGAGCCGGCGCGGACGGGCCACCACCGTGGCCACGTACGGCCGGGAGAAGGCGGTCGCCGCAGGAGACTACCTGTTCGCCGAGGCATTCTCGGACCTCGCTGCCATAGGCGACCCGCGCCTGATCCGGGCCTTTGCCGAAGCCTCGGAGGCGCTGGCGACCGGGGAGCTCGAACAGTACCGCTCGACTGGCTCCGAGGTGGAGGTCGAGGTGTATCTGAATCACATCCGCATGAAGACCGCGGGCCTGTTCAAGGCGGCCTGCGTCGCCGGAGGCTCCCTTGGCGGGCTCTCGCTGCCGCAGGTAGACGCGCTCTCCAACTACGGACAGGCCCTCGGTGTCGCCTTTCAGATGTCGGACGACGTGATGGACTTCGCTGGAGTGCCCGGCGTAACCGGCAAGGGCGTCGGCGGCGATCTCGCCGAGGGCACCGTGACGCTGCCCGTAATCTTCGCCCTGCGCGAAGGCGACGCCGGGCTAATACGCCGCGTCCTGGCCGAGCCCGAGCCCTCTCCCGAGCTGCTGGAGGCCGGGATAGACGCGGTGCTCGCCACCGACGCCGTCTCCAAGACCGAGGCCTGGGCCCGTGGCGAGGTCGAGGCCGCCCTCGAAGACCTTACGCTCCTCCCGGAGACGGAGGAGAGGATTATCCTCGAAGCCATCGCGCGCGAGGTAGTGGGCCGCGACACCTGA
- the hemB gene encoding porphobilinogen synthase, producing MAFPQQRLRRTRRTSALRSLVRETELSPQDFMYPMFVASGQEVDNEIPSMPGIRQMSINNAVAEAKRAHSLGIPGVLLFGIPESKDEAASGAYDPEGVIQLAVRAIKDAVPELLVVTDVCLCEYMSHGHCGVVDAERGEIMNDVSLELLARTAVSHAEAGADVVAPSDMMDGRVAALRADLDREGFEHTPILSYASKYASSFYGPFRDAAESAPEFGDRRGYQMDPANAREALREVGLDVEEGADMIMVKPALPYLDILRRVRETTDLPLAAYNVSGEFSMIKAAAEKGWLDEQSAVLEAMTGIKRAGAEVIFSYHAPDVARWLS from the coding sequence ATGGCATTCCCCCAGCAGAGGCTCCGCAGGACGCGCCGCACCTCGGCTTTGCGCAGTCTGGTGCGCGAGACCGAGCTTTCCCCCCAGGATTTCATGTATCCGATGTTCGTCGCCTCCGGGCAGGAAGTAGACAACGAGATACCGTCCATGCCCGGCATCCGGCAGATGTCCATAAACAACGCCGTCGCCGAGGCGAAGCGAGCCCACTCGCTCGGAATACCGGGCGTCCTGCTCTTCGGCATACCCGAATCAAAGGACGAGGCGGCGAGCGGGGCCTACGACCCGGAGGGCGTCATACAGCTCGCCGTCCGCGCCATAAAGGACGCCGTGCCGGAGCTGCTCGTCGTTACGGACGTGTGCCTGTGCGAGTACATGTCTCACGGTCACTGCGGCGTCGTGGACGCCGAGCGCGGTGAGATCATGAACGACGTGAGCCTGGAGCTCCTGGCGCGCACGGCGGTAAGCCACGCCGAGGCCGGGGCGGACGTCGTGGCACCCTCGGACATGATGGACGGCCGTGTCGCAGCCCTGCGCGCCGACCTCGACCGCGAAGGCTTCGAGCACACCCCGATACTCTCCTACGCCTCCAAGTACGCGTCGAGCTTCTACGGCCCGTTTCGGGACGCGGCGGAGAGCGCCCCCGAGTTCGGCGACCGGCGCGGCTACCAGATGGACCCGGCCAACGCCCGCGAGGCGCTGCGAGAGGTCGGGCTGGACGTCGAGGAGGGGGCGGACATGATCATGGTCAAGCCCGCGCTGCCTTATCTGGACATCCTGCGCCGGGTACGCGAGACGACCGACCTGCCGCTCGCCGCGTACAACGTGAGCGGCGAGTTCTCCATGATCAAAGCCGCCGCCGAGAAGGGCTGGCTGGACGAGCAGAGCGCCGTCCTCGAAGCCATGACCGGCATAAAGCGGGCCGGGGCCGAGGTGATCTTCAGCTACCACGCCCCCGACGTGGCGCGCTGGCTCTCCTAG